A window of the Brassica napus cultivar Da-Ae chromosome C5, Da-Ae, whole genome shotgun sequence genome harbors these coding sequences:
- the LOC125587024 gene encoding uncharacterized protein LOC125587024 — translation MADVTRAPRTKDFGSTSIQCPMLSPTNYIVWSMRMKVLLRVHEVWDTIEPGSDDQKKNNVAIALLFQSVPETLILQVGEQTASKEIWNAIKSRHLGADRVREVRLQTLMTEFDRLKMDDGDTVDDFAGKISGLSSKATSLGENIEKSKMVKKFLKGLPRHKYIQIVASLEQVLDLNSTGFEDIVGRLKAYEERVGEETQKEDQGKLMFSNNEEHSQRGYENSRGRGRGRNGRGRGRGRSHNQNRASHTEDNNSKKNRSKLICWRCDKHGHYATVCPEKTEKNQETNLNETEEADALYVHKVVFLNEDKVIPKNLDIDKGSTSVWYLDNGASNHMTGNKEFFSSLNLNTKGKVKFGDGSCVDIVGKGVVTFVCKTGEKKVHTRSEAQYIESWASNRKRM, via the coding sequence ATGGCTGACGTGACTAGGGCTCCACGCACGAAGGACTTTGGATCTACATCCATCCAATGTCCGATGTTGTCACCGACAAACTACATAGTTTGgtcgatgaggatgaaggttCTACTACGTGTTCATGAAGTGTGGGACACAATCGAACCCGGTTCAGATGATCAAAAGAAGAACAATGTTGCGATAGCTCTTTTGTTTCAATCTGTTCCAGAGACTTTGATTCTCCAGGTGGGAGAACAAACCGCATCAAAAGAGATCTGGAATGCCATCAAGTCGCGACACCTAGGAGCTGATCGTGTAAGGGAGGTGAGACTTCAGACGTTGATGACGGAGTTTGATAGGTTGAAGATGGATGATGGAGATACGGTCGATGACTTTGCGGGGAAGATATCGGGCCTATCATCCAAAGCAACCTCGTTGggagaaaacatagaaaaatccaagatggtcaagaagttcttgaagggtCTTCCAAGACACAAGTATATCCAGATCGTAGCATCACTTGAGCAAGTCCTAGATCTCAACTCGACGGGGTTTGAAGACATAGTTGGAAGGCTTAAGGCGTACGAGGAGCGTGTAGGAGAAGAAACTCAGAAAGAAGACCAAGGGAAATTGATGTTTTCGAACAATGAAGAGCATAGTCAGAGGGGCTATGAGAATTCCCGtggtagaggaagaggacggAACGGTAGAGGCAGAGGTCGAGGTAGGTCACACAACCAAAACCGTGCGTCACACACTGAAGATAACAACTCGAAGAAGAATCGTTCaaagctgatatgttggagatgtGACAAGCATGGTCACTACGCAACTGTCTGTCCTGAAAAgacagagaagaatcaagaaaccaACCTAAACGAGACAGAAGAGGCTGATGCACTCTATGTACACAAGGTGGTGTTTTTGAACGAAGATAAGGTGATTCCAAAGAATCTTGATATTGACAAAGGCAGTACAAGTGTCTGGTATTTGGATAATGGAGCGAGCAATCACATGACAGGGAACAAGGAGTTCTTTTCGAGTTTGAATCTCAACACCAAAGGGAAGGTGAAGTTTGGTGATGGATCGTGTGTTGACATTGTAGGAAAGGGTGTGGTTACCTTTGTGTGCAAGACTGGAGAGAAGAAGGTACATACCCGATCTGAAGCACAATATATTGAGTCTTGGGCAAGCAACAGAAAACGGATGTGA